TGCTCGCCGACGTGGCGGGGCGCGCCAATGCTGGAGGCTCCGGTGAAGGTCGAGTCGCCGCCAAAGTCCCAGGCGCCATAGAGGCCAAGGTGCACGCGCATGACGAGCTCGTGGGAGAAGAACATGAACAGCTGCTTGCCCTGCGCCTCGGCCAGCTCCATGACCTGCCCTTCAAGGCGGGCCGCTCCGGCGGCAAACTTCCCCTGCGGACTGCTCACGGCCAGGACGGCCCCGCCAAAGACGTCGTTAAACTGCCGGGCCAGCCGGTGGACCGTGTGCCCCTCAGGCATTGCGGCCGCCGGCTGCCGCATGCCACGGCGCCGGGAAATCGCAGCCATTGAGCAGCCCGGCCATGCATTCGGCTGCCGCCGCGGCGGTCAGCACCACCGGCACCGCACCTAACAGCAGCGTCCTGCGGTCCAGCGCCGGCCATCCCGCGCCCGCTTTCACGCCCACACCCGCTCCCTCCGTTGCAATGCTGTCAAAACCCTGGACGGCGCGGATTACACGACGACCTCGCCGGTGGCCTCATACGCGGCGATCTTGCCAATGCGGCGCACGTGGCGCTCGGCGTTGCTGAACGGTTCGGCGAGGAACGCCTCGATCAGCGCGGTGGCCTCCTCGACCGTGTGCTGGCGGCCGCCGACGGCCACCACGTTGGCGTCGTTGTGTTCGCGCGCCAGCTTGGCGGTGTCCAGGTTCCAGGCGAGGGCCGCCCGGACGCCCTTGACCTTGTTCGCGGCGATCTGCTCGCCGTTGCCCGAGCCGCCCAGCACAATGCCCAGCGCGTCCACGCCGGCGGCCTGGTCGGCCACGACCGCGAGCGCGGCGTTGATGCAGAAGGAGGGGTAGTCGTCCTCGGCGTCGTAGGCGCTGGGTCCGTGGTCCACCATCTCGTAGCCCTTGGCGGTCAGTGCGGTGATGAGGTGGGAGCTTAGCTCC
This genomic stretch from Arthrobacter dokdonellae harbors:
- a CDS encoding ribose-5-phosphate isomerase, translated to MRVHIATDHAGMELSSHLITALTAKGYEMVDHGPSAYDAEDDYPSFCINAALAVVADQAAGVDALGIVLGGSGNGEQIAANKVKGVRAALAWNLDTAKLAREHNDANVVAVGGRQHTVEEATALIEAFLAEPFSNAERHVRRIGKIAAYEATGEVVV